The following coding sequences lie in one Sphingomonas sp. M1-B02 genomic window:
- a CDS encoding O-antigen ligase family protein: MSYSKSTARARPEPTPADRASRRAFWVLSAMLVLAALFGGASRADESAQAVVRAGMAALLAVLVLVGRPAEWRSLRLPLLFVAVLALVMAAMLVPLPPQMWTALPGRALFAQAAPLAGLPQPWRPLAIAPPLGYNALFALIPPAAVLIGLVFLTPADRLRLAGPVLGLIVASAVLGVAQVSGGADSALRWYAVTNRESGVGFFANRNHQALFLAAGFPILALWAGSGADRWLTRELRVWLAGGFGLLLVVALLTTGSRAGLIVGAIALVGTIALHGAALLAILRRMAPRLRWMVLGGAVAGVVALTAVALASPQARSIVRLFTLNIADDTRVKALPTLQRVFGTYFPSGTGFGGFEPAFRAAEPDELLRLTYLNEAHNDYLQLAIEGGAVGLALLAAFIVWWGIGAVAALRMRAGHAAIAEEAIAAARAGALVILLVMVASAADYPIRTPLMMVLTVIAAAWTVLPRASVDTGVPLYDR, encoded by the coding sequence ATGAGCTATAGCAAGTCCACTGCGCGCGCCCGCCCGGAGCCAACCCCAGCCGATCGCGCCAGCCGTCGCGCATTCTGGGTCCTGTCCGCGATGCTGGTCCTCGCGGCGCTCTTTGGCGGCGCCTCGCGCGCGGACGAGTCCGCGCAGGCAGTGGTGCGCGCCGGCATGGCGGCCTTGCTGGCGGTGCTGGTATTGGTTGGCCGTCCCGCCGAATGGCGCTCGCTGCGGCTGCCGCTTTTGTTCGTGGCCGTCCTGGCGCTCGTCATGGCGGCGATGCTCGTTCCCCTGCCGCCGCAGATGTGGACGGCGCTGCCGGGGCGGGCGCTGTTCGCGCAGGCGGCGCCGCTCGCAGGGCTGCCCCAGCCGTGGCGCCCGCTCGCAATCGCGCCGCCGCTGGGATATAACGCCTTGTTCGCGCTGATCCCGCCCGCCGCGGTCCTGATCGGGCTGGTCTTCCTGACCCCTGCCGATCGCCTCCGGCTTGCCGGGCCCGTGCTCGGACTGATCGTGGCCAGCGCGGTTCTTGGCGTCGCGCAAGTGAGCGGGGGCGCGGACAGCGCGCTGCGCTGGTATGCGGTGACCAACCGCGAATCCGGCGTGGGCTTCTTCGCCAATCGCAACCATCAGGCGCTCTTCCTGGCTGCCGGCTTCCCGATCCTGGCGCTGTGGGCCGGAAGCGGTGCGGATCGCTGGCTGACGCGCGAGCTGCGTGTCTGGCTGGCGGGCGGGTTCGGGCTGCTGCTGGTCGTGGCGCTGCTGACCACGGGATCGCGCGCCGGGCTGATCGTGGGAGCGATCGCGCTGGTTGGCACGATAGCCCTCCACGGCGCCGCGCTGCTCGCGATCCTGCGACGGATGGCGCCGCGGCTGCGCTGGATGGTCTTGGGCGGCGCCGTCGCCGGCGTCGTCGCGCTGACGGCCGTCGCGCTGGCGTCTCCGCAGGCGCGCTCGATCGTGCGGCTGTTTACCCTGAACATCGCCGACGACACGCGGGTGAAGGCATTGCCGACGCTGCAGCGGGTGTTCGGAACCTATTTCCCGTCGGGCACCGGCTTCGGCGGGTTCGAGCCGGCGTTCCGCGCCGCCGAGCCGGACGAGCTCCTAAGACTGACCTATCTGAACGAGGCGCATAACGATTATCTACAGCTGGCGATCGAGGGCGGTGCGGTGGGGCTCGCGCTGCTGGCGGCATTCATCGTCTGGTGGGGTATCGGCGCAGTGGCCGCGCTCCGCATGCGGGCGGGGCACGCGGCGATTGCGGAAGAGGCCATCGCTGCAGCGCGTGCAGGCGCCCTGGTCATCCTCCTCGTAATGGTGGCAAGTGCGGCCGACTATCCGATCCGGACGCCACTGATGATGGTGCTGACGGTAATCGCGGCGGCCTGGACGGTCCTGCCAAGGGCCTCCGTCGACACCGGAGTACCGCTTTACGACAGATGA
- a CDS encoding polysaccharide biosynthesis/export family protein produces MVRTDALPVPTRADLVAEDRESLIGPLDTIGIDVYGVNDLSLETQVDPSGRISMPLVGLIDVRGKTSVEVAQYIESALLKYIRKPQVAVNIRNSVSQVVTVDGSVVEPGLYPVTNQMTLVRAIASAKGLSQFGKEEEVVVLRTVNGQRMAGLYNLGAIRRGVYADPAIYANDVVVVGDSASRRLFSSFISLAPILTAPLVILLQN; encoded by the coding sequence GTGGTTCGGACCGATGCGCTCCCGGTTCCAACGCGCGCTGACCTGGTCGCCGAGGATCGCGAGAGCCTGATCGGCCCCCTCGATACGATCGGGATCGATGTCTATGGCGTCAATGACCTTAGCCTGGAAACCCAGGTGGACCCAAGCGGCCGCATCTCGATGCCTCTGGTTGGTCTGATCGACGTGCGCGGCAAGACTTCGGTCGAAGTCGCGCAATATATCGAGTCGGCGTTGCTCAAATATATTCGCAAGCCGCAAGTCGCGGTAAATATCCGCAACTCGGTGAGTCAGGTCGTCACGGTGGACGGTTCGGTGGTCGAGCCGGGCCTCTATCCCGTCACTAACCAGATGACGCTGGTTCGCGCGATCGCCTCGGCGAAGGGCCTTTCCCAATTCGGCAAGGAGGAAGAGGTGGTGGTGCTACGCACCGTAAACGGCCAGCGTATGGCCGGCCTCTACAACCTCGGAGCGATCCGTCGCGGGGTGTATGCTGATCCTGCCATTTATGCGAATGACGTGGTGGTCGTCGGGGACTCGGCGTCGCGGCGCCTGTTCAGCAGTTTCATATCGCTGGCGCCGATCTTGACTGCACCGCTCGTCATCTTGCTTCAGAATTGA
- a CDS encoding GumC family protein, giving the protein MNDVSFGPVKRFRASGLNSVPGEGHEPEQTPFLRYYGLLFWRWRRVLIGIIVGFMLLGLVVTLLMTPQYTATATIEISRDSAKIVSMQGVEQGASDADMEFYQTQYGLLRAQSLAERVADRLKLADDPGFFELFGADKDGKLFSNAGGKAVPVAGRDARLRAAGAVLLKHLRISPTRQSRLVDISFTSPSAALSQRVANAWGQNFIQANLERRFDASSYARTFLENRLGTLRVKLNESERELQSYAQAQRIITLPGAGKDGSEQSTIAFDLVSLNSALTQATAERIGAQARLAALAGRSSEATEALTNNALNQLRAKRAELAAEYQRLLTQFQPEYPQAQAQARQLRQLDASIAREEARVGGSVQATYRAAAEREKGLQEKVSALEGQFLDQRRRSIQYRVLQREVDTNRQLYDALLQRYKEIGIAGGVGTNNVAIVDLAGLPFRPSSPRLLLNLLLALLAGLAIGTVVAFLLDQSDESLADPGEAERLIGVPLLGSVPRVEGIEPSEALLDRKSVLVDAYLAVQTSLQFSTEDGVPASLAVTSTRPGEGKSTTALALATLLARSGRKVVLVDGDMRSPSVHHLIGTGHERGLSNYLSGNATAAELLISVPKFGFSAITAGPIPPNAAELLTGTRLAKLIEELRKSFDHVVIDAPPVMGLADVPLIAGNVDGVIYAIESHGIRLTLVRTALQRLSGSASRILGAVVTKFEPKRANKGYGYTYGYDYGQEPQRGRSKR; this is encoded by the coding sequence ATGAACGACGTGAGCTTTGGTCCGGTTAAAAGATTCCGTGCAAGCGGATTGAATTCGGTTCCCGGCGAAGGGCATGAGCCCGAGCAGACGCCGTTTCTGCGCTATTACGGCCTGCTATTCTGGCGTTGGCGGCGAGTTCTGATCGGAATTATCGTCGGCTTCATGCTGCTGGGCCTTGTCGTCACGCTTCTGATGACTCCGCAGTATACGGCGACCGCGACGATCGAGATCTCTCGCGATTCGGCGAAAATCGTGAGCATGCAGGGCGTGGAGCAGGGCGCCAGCGACGCCGACATGGAATTCTACCAGACGCAATACGGACTGCTGCGCGCGCAATCGCTTGCCGAGCGTGTGGCGGACCGTCTCAAGCTCGCGGACGATCCCGGTTTCTTCGAGCTTTTCGGAGCCGACAAGGATGGCAAGCTGTTCAGCAACGCTGGCGGCAAGGCGGTTCCCGTCGCCGGGCGTGACGCTCGGTTGCGCGCCGCCGGAGCGGTCTTGCTGAAGCACCTTCGCATTTCGCCTACGCGGCAATCGCGCTTGGTGGATATCAGCTTCACCAGCCCGAGTGCCGCGCTGTCGCAGCGCGTGGCCAACGCCTGGGGGCAGAATTTCATCCAGGCAAATCTTGAACGTCGTTTCGACGCAAGTTCATATGCGCGCACCTTCCTGGAGAACCGGCTTGGTACCCTTCGCGTCAAGCTGAACGAGTCAGAGCGCGAACTTCAGAGCTATGCACAAGCGCAGCGGATCATCACGCTTCCCGGCGCCGGCAAGGACGGTTCCGAGCAATCGACCATCGCGTTCGACCTCGTCTCGCTAAACAGTGCCCTCACACAGGCGACTGCCGAGCGGATCGGGGCTCAGGCGCGGTTGGCCGCACTCGCCGGACGATCGAGCGAAGCGACCGAGGCCCTGACCAACAACGCCCTCAATCAGCTACGCGCCAAGCGCGCAGAGTTGGCCGCTGAGTATCAGCGTCTGCTGACACAGTTTCAGCCGGAATATCCGCAAGCGCAGGCGCAGGCCCGGCAGCTCCGGCAGCTCGACGCGAGCATCGCGCGCGAGGAGGCACGCGTCGGCGGCTCCGTTCAGGCGACGTATCGAGCGGCCGCGGAACGCGAGAAGGGGCTCCAGGAAAAAGTCAGCGCGCTCGAGGGCCAATTCCTGGACCAGCGCCGCCGCAGCATTCAGTATCGTGTGCTGCAACGCGAGGTGGATACCAACCGTCAGCTGTATGACGCGCTACTCCAGCGCTACAAGGAAATCGGCATCGCCGGAGGCGTCGGCACCAACAACGTCGCGATCGTTGATTTGGCTGGCCTGCCCTTCAGGCCGTCGAGCCCGCGACTGCTGCTTAACTTGCTGCTAGCGCTGCTCGCGGGCCTGGCCATCGGCACGGTCGTTGCATTCCTCCTCGATCAGAGCGACGAATCACTTGCTGACCCTGGCGAGGCGGAGCGGCTCATAGGCGTGCCGCTCCTTGGCAGCGTTCCGCGGGTGGAAGGTATTGAGCCGAGCGAGGCGCTTCTCGATCGCAAATCGGTGCTGGTAGACGCATATCTTGCGGTCCAGACGAGCCTGCAATTCTCCACCGAAGACGGCGTGCCCGCGTCGCTCGCCGTGACGAGCACCCGTCCGGGCGAAGGCAAGTCAACGACCGCACTTGCGCTCGCGACGTTGCTCGCACGCTCGGGCCGCAAGGTCGTGCTCGTCGACGGCGATATGCGTTCTCCTTCGGTCCATCACCTGATCGGCACCGGCCACGAGCGCGGCCTGAGCAATTATCTGTCTGGCAATGCTACGGCCGCCGAACTCCTCATATCGGTGCCGAAGTTCGGGTTCTCGGCAATCACAGCGGGCCCGATCCCGCCCAACGCGGCAGAGCTTCTCACCGGTACTCGTCTGGCTAAGCTGATCGAGGAACTCCGCAAGAGCTTCGATCATGTGGTGATCGACGCCCCGCCGGTAATGGGGTTGGCCGACGTTCCGTTGATTGCAGGCAATGTGGATGGCGTGATTTATGCGATCGAATCTCATGGCATTCGCCTGACCTTGGTGCGGACGGCGCTTCAGCGTCTGTCTGGCTCCGCGTCGCGGATCCTGGGTGCCGTCGTCACCAAGTTCGAGCCGAAGCGTGCGAACAAGGGATATGGTTATACCTATGGCTATGATTATGGCCAGGAACCGCAGCGAGGCCGTTCGAAGCGGTGA